The following are encoded in a window of Haemorhous mexicanus isolate bHaeMex1 chromosome 7, bHaeMex1.pri, whole genome shotgun sequence genomic DNA:
- the SEMA4G gene encoding semaphorin-4G isoform X1, with translation MSAGPAHLLTTLFMAAAALGYPSRRSATDLDATPRTTVTFDELSGVRRFTAHTLNYSTLLLEDERGILYVGARGAIFALNSSDVADGSHHTIHWEASPEKRMDCLQKGKNNKTECFNHVRFLQRLNSTHLYACGTYAFHPLCAAIDANRFMLPSHFEEGKEKCPYDPARGYTGLIVDGGLYTATRYEFRSLPDIRRNLHQRPLKTEESPLHWLNDAEFVTSVLVRESRDSPVGDDDKIYYFFMERAGEETTSFFDKSQVARVARVARVCKSDVGGKKILQRKWTSFMKARLVCYIPYYEVLRSVCSLDGGGWASTVFYAAFTLSAQWRTMEASAVCRYNISAVQRAFEGPYMEYQDWARKWSRYDGAVPEPRPGSCITDHSRRKGYNSSQDLPNSVLDFVKLHPLMFEEVKPAGGEPLLVKKNVVYSQLAVDRVQALDGRSYDVLFMGTGDGWIHKAVVVNSGIHIVEEVQVFRDLQPVESLVISHIQRSLYVGAASGIVQVPLASCAKYTSCYDCILARDPYCAWDGRACRTITTTDSTGLVQDIQSGNKGCRSSSGRVRVPTGSLLWKNRTVLQGDDVLLPCDQRSNLARAVWLLNGSEVLGTGQDRLRVGVDGLLVTDTLPQHSGEYRCYGEEQGLRTLLAAYSLSVLPELPRSPTAAPSPHAASQATNDMKVAYISAIVTLVVLCTVLSIILLYMSCLEKRKGKYVLGEPRPASVELQTVSANCLRKGHREEEEEELTYPDGCLRIIPGEAPTAATSPVKELPAAVPPLPPPLPAELTNGVGALPNVLRKMNGNSYMLLQQQEEPLASPLYSASFTEELSKILEKRKHTQLVEKLDESSV, from the exons ATGAGCGCAGGGCCGGCACATCTCCTGACAACTCTCTTCATGGCAGCGGCAGCCTTGGGCTACCCATCACGGCGCTCTGCCACCGACCTGGATGCCACCCCCAGGACAACAGTCACCTTTGATG AGCTGTCGGGAGTCCGGCGCTTCACCGCACACACCCTCAACTACAgcaccctgctgctggaggacgAGCGGGGCATCCTCTACGTGGGCGCCAGGGGAGCCATCTTCGCCCTCAACTCCAGCGACGTGGCCGACGGCTCCCACCACACG ATCCACTGGGAAGCCTCCCCAGAGAAGCGGATGGACTGCTTGCAGAAGGGCAAAAACAACAAG ACCGAGTGCTTCAACCACGTGCGGTTCCTGCAGCGGCTGAACAGCACCCACCTCTATGCCTGTGGGACCTACGCCTTCCACCCGCTCTGCGCCGCTATC GATGCCAACAGGTTCATGTTGCCGTCTCACTTTGAAGAAGGCAAGGAGAAGTGTCCATATGACCCTGCCCGTGGCTACACTGGCCTCATTGTGG atGGAGGCTTGTACACAGCAACACGCTACGAGTTTCGGAGCCTCCCTGACATTCGGAGGAACCTGCACCAGCGGCCACTGAAAACAGAGGAGTCCCCACTGCACTGGCTGAATG atGCTGAGTTTGTGACCTCTGTGCTAGTccgggagagcagggacagccctgtggGTGATGATGACAAAATCTACTACTTCTTTATGGAGCGGGCAGGAGAGGAGACCACATCCTTCTTTGACAAGAGTCAGGTGGCCCGAGTGGCCCGGGTGGCCCGTGTCTGCAAG AGCGATGTGGGGGGGAAGAAGATTCTGCAGCGCAAGTGGACGTCCTTCATGAAGGCACGCCTGGTCTGCTACATCCCCTACTACGAGGTGCTGCGCAGTGTCTGCAGCCTGGATGGGGGTGGCTGGGCCAGCACTGTCTTCTATGCCGCCTTCACACTCTCAGCACAGTG GAGGACCATGGAGGCCTCGGCTGTGTGCCGCTACAACATCTCGGCGGTGCAGCGTGCCTTCGAGGGCCCCTACATGGAGTACCAGGACTGGGCTCGCAAATGGTCTCGCTACGATGGTGCAGTGCccgagccccggcccggctcc TGCATCACGGACCACTCCCGCAGGAAGGGATACAACTCCTCACAGGACCTGCCCAACAGTGTCTTGGACTTTGTGAAGCTGCACCCACTCATGTTTGAGGAAGTGAAGCCAGCTGGCGGGGAGCCGCTCCTGGTGAAGAAGAACGTGGTGTACAGCCAGCTGGCTGTAGACAGGGTGCAGGCCCTGGATGGCCGCTCCTACGATGTGCTCTTCATGGGGACAG gggATGGCTGGATCCACAAGGCTGTGGTGGTGAACTCTGGCATCCACATTGTGGAGGAGGTGCAGGTGTTCAGggacctgcagcctgtggagagcCTGGTGATCTCCCACATTCAG AGGAGCCTGTATGTGGGGGCAGCCAGTGGGATCGTGCAGGTGCCCCTGGCCTCATGCGCCAAGTACACCTCCTGCTACGACTGCATCCTTGCCCGGGACCCCTACTGTGCCTGGGATGGCAGGGCGTGCCGCACCATCACCACCACAGACAG cacagggctggtgcaGGACATTCAAAGTGGCAACAAGGGATGCCGGAGCAGCTCTGGACGGG TGCGTGTCCCCACAGGTTCCCTGCTGTGGAAGAACCGGACGGTGCTCCAGGGGGAcgatgtgctgctgccctgtgacCAGCGCTCCAACCTGGCCCGAGCCGTGTGGCTGCTGAACGGCAGCGAAGTGCTGGGCACGGGACAGGACCGGCTGCGTGTGGGGGTGGATGGGCTGCTAGTGACGGACacgctgccccagcacagcggCGAGTACCGCTGCTACGGCGAGGAGCAGGGTCTCCGGACACTGTTGGCTGCCTAcagcctctctgtgctgcccGAGCTGCCCCGCAGCCCTACAGCTGCCCCATCACCCCATGCTGCCAGCCAGGCGACCAACGACATGAAGGTGGCTTACATTTCCGCCATCGTCACCTTGGTGGTGCTCTGTACCGTGCTCAGCATCATCCTCCTGTACATGTCCTGCCTGGAGAAGCGCAAGGGCAAGTATGTGCTAGGGGAGCCGCGGCCAGCCAGCGTGGAGCTGCAGACCGTCTCGGCTAATTGCCTGCGCAAGGGCCaccgggaggaggaggaggaagagctcacCTACCCCGATGGCTGCCTGCGGATCATCCCCGGCGAGGCGCCCacagctgccacctccccagtcaaggagctgccagctgctgtgcccccactgccacccccgCTACCAGCCGAGCTCACCAACGGTGTGGGGGCTCTGCCCAATGTCCTGCGCAAGATGAATGGCAACAGCTACatgttgctgcagcagcaggaggagccaCTGGCCTCCCCACTCTACAGCGCGTCCTTCACCGAGGAGCTCAGCAAAATTCTGGAGAAGCGAAAACACACGCAACTGGTGGAAAAGCTGGATGAGAGCTCCGTGtag
- the SEMA4G gene encoding semaphorin-4G isoform X2, whose amino-acid sequence MPPPGQQSPLMWLAQCLPRGPPQPPVPFAELSGVRRFTAHTLNYSTLLLEDERGILYVGARGAIFALNSSDVADGSHHTIHWEASPEKRMDCLQKGKNNKTECFNHVRFLQRLNSTHLYACGTYAFHPLCAAIDANRFMLPSHFEEGKEKCPYDPARGYTGLIVDGGLYTATRYEFRSLPDIRRNLHQRPLKTEESPLHWLNDAEFVTSVLVRESRDSPVGDDDKIYYFFMERAGEETTSFFDKSQVARVARVARVCKSDVGGKKILQRKWTSFMKARLVCYIPYYEVLRSVCSLDGGGWASTVFYAAFTLSAQWRTMEASAVCRYNISAVQRAFEGPYMEYQDWARKWSRYDGAVPEPRPGSCITDHSRRKGYNSSQDLPNSVLDFVKLHPLMFEEVKPAGGEPLLVKKNVVYSQLAVDRVQALDGRSYDVLFMGTGDGWIHKAVVVNSGIHIVEEVQVFRDLQPVESLVISHIQRSLYVGAASGIVQVPLASCAKYTSCYDCILARDPYCAWDGRACRTITTTDSTGLVQDIQSGNKGCRSSSGRVRVPTGSLLWKNRTVLQGDDVLLPCDQRSNLARAVWLLNGSEVLGTGQDRLRVGVDGLLVTDTLPQHSGEYRCYGEEQGLRTLLAAYSLSVLPELPRSPTAAPSPHAASQATNDMKVAYISAIVTLVVLCTVLSIILLYMSCLEKRKGKYVLGEPRPASVELQTVSANCLRKGHREEEEEELTYPDGCLRIIPGEAPTAATSPVKELPAAVPPLPPPLPAELTNGVGALPNVLRKMNGNSYMLLQQQEEPLASPLYSASFTEELSKILEKRKHTQLVEKLDESSV is encoded by the exons ATGCCACCCCCAGGACAACAGTCACCTTTGATG TGGCTCGCGCAGTGCCTGCCCCGGGgtccccctcagccccctgtTCCCTTTGCAGAGCTGTCGGGAGTCCGGCGCTTCACCGCACACACCCTCAACTACAgcaccctgctgctggaggacgAGCGGGGCATCCTCTACGTGGGCGCCAGGGGAGCCATCTTCGCCCTCAACTCCAGCGACGTGGCCGACGGCTCCCACCACACG ATCCACTGGGAAGCCTCCCCAGAGAAGCGGATGGACTGCTTGCAGAAGGGCAAAAACAACAAG ACCGAGTGCTTCAACCACGTGCGGTTCCTGCAGCGGCTGAACAGCACCCACCTCTATGCCTGTGGGACCTACGCCTTCCACCCGCTCTGCGCCGCTATC GATGCCAACAGGTTCATGTTGCCGTCTCACTTTGAAGAAGGCAAGGAGAAGTGTCCATATGACCCTGCCCGTGGCTACACTGGCCTCATTGTGG atGGAGGCTTGTACACAGCAACACGCTACGAGTTTCGGAGCCTCCCTGACATTCGGAGGAACCTGCACCAGCGGCCACTGAAAACAGAGGAGTCCCCACTGCACTGGCTGAATG atGCTGAGTTTGTGACCTCTGTGCTAGTccgggagagcagggacagccctgtggGTGATGATGACAAAATCTACTACTTCTTTATGGAGCGGGCAGGAGAGGAGACCACATCCTTCTTTGACAAGAGTCAGGTGGCCCGAGTGGCCCGGGTGGCCCGTGTCTGCAAG AGCGATGTGGGGGGGAAGAAGATTCTGCAGCGCAAGTGGACGTCCTTCATGAAGGCACGCCTGGTCTGCTACATCCCCTACTACGAGGTGCTGCGCAGTGTCTGCAGCCTGGATGGGGGTGGCTGGGCCAGCACTGTCTTCTATGCCGCCTTCACACTCTCAGCACAGTG GAGGACCATGGAGGCCTCGGCTGTGTGCCGCTACAACATCTCGGCGGTGCAGCGTGCCTTCGAGGGCCCCTACATGGAGTACCAGGACTGGGCTCGCAAATGGTCTCGCTACGATGGTGCAGTGCccgagccccggcccggctcc TGCATCACGGACCACTCCCGCAGGAAGGGATACAACTCCTCACAGGACCTGCCCAACAGTGTCTTGGACTTTGTGAAGCTGCACCCACTCATGTTTGAGGAAGTGAAGCCAGCTGGCGGGGAGCCGCTCCTGGTGAAGAAGAACGTGGTGTACAGCCAGCTGGCTGTAGACAGGGTGCAGGCCCTGGATGGCCGCTCCTACGATGTGCTCTTCATGGGGACAG gggATGGCTGGATCCACAAGGCTGTGGTGGTGAACTCTGGCATCCACATTGTGGAGGAGGTGCAGGTGTTCAGggacctgcagcctgtggagagcCTGGTGATCTCCCACATTCAG AGGAGCCTGTATGTGGGGGCAGCCAGTGGGATCGTGCAGGTGCCCCTGGCCTCATGCGCCAAGTACACCTCCTGCTACGACTGCATCCTTGCCCGGGACCCCTACTGTGCCTGGGATGGCAGGGCGTGCCGCACCATCACCACCACAGACAG cacagggctggtgcaGGACATTCAAAGTGGCAACAAGGGATGCCGGAGCAGCTCTGGACGGG TGCGTGTCCCCACAGGTTCCCTGCTGTGGAAGAACCGGACGGTGCTCCAGGGGGAcgatgtgctgctgccctgtgacCAGCGCTCCAACCTGGCCCGAGCCGTGTGGCTGCTGAACGGCAGCGAAGTGCTGGGCACGGGACAGGACCGGCTGCGTGTGGGGGTGGATGGGCTGCTAGTGACGGACacgctgccccagcacagcggCGAGTACCGCTGCTACGGCGAGGAGCAGGGTCTCCGGACACTGTTGGCTGCCTAcagcctctctgtgctgcccGAGCTGCCCCGCAGCCCTACAGCTGCCCCATCACCCCATGCTGCCAGCCAGGCGACCAACGACATGAAGGTGGCTTACATTTCCGCCATCGTCACCTTGGTGGTGCTCTGTACCGTGCTCAGCATCATCCTCCTGTACATGTCCTGCCTGGAGAAGCGCAAGGGCAAGTATGTGCTAGGGGAGCCGCGGCCAGCCAGCGTGGAGCTGCAGACCGTCTCGGCTAATTGCCTGCGCAAGGGCCaccgggaggaggaggaggaagagctcacCTACCCCGATGGCTGCCTGCGGATCATCCCCGGCGAGGCGCCCacagctgccacctccccagtcaaggagctgccagctgctgtgcccccactgccacccccgCTACCAGCCGAGCTCACCAACGGTGTGGGGGCTCTGCCCAATGTCCTGCGCAAGATGAATGGCAACAGCTACatgttgctgcagcagcaggaggagccaCTGGCCTCCCCACTCTACAGCGCGTCCTTCACCGAGGAGCTCAGCAAAATTCTGGAGAAGCGAAAACACACGCAACTGGTGGAAAAGCTGGATGAGAGCTCCGTGtag